From one Vanacampus margaritifer isolate UIUO_Vmar chromosome 12, RoL_Vmar_1.0, whole genome shotgun sequence genomic stretch:
- the map3k4 gene encoding mitogen-activated protein kinase kinase kinase 4 isoform X2: protein MEPPDRSKPSRQGNPVGDESRRRSQTEESWDSPSEEEEALYATSPPYTPRQMKRMSGKHQKSNQSRSGGRSPSKSDLSPSVQKENPRPTETPEEHTSYKQGKKQRATLRSTERDHKKTFEGSFMLDPLSKSGPFGALSMDPRKHYLSLGCSSCKLPVSMPHMARTHRQTSRTDCPADRLKFFETLRLLLKLTSMSSKRKEKEQRGQENMAYMGHNNEVIWLELQAWHARRSISDQDVFLFTARQAIPDLINEVLHFKVNYDSLRQAQCSGSPTIHADCRTIRTDPNLDCKDKCKSAVVESNHCGVDPWSFSTCPSSVMNSAELQGSGADGRDHLQRQRLAFDQVKRVMELLEYVEALYPSLQALQRDYEKYAARDFQGRVQALCLWLNITQDLNQKLRVMATVLGLRDLSRIGWPVFEIPSPRCSHGNEDDDDEEEEENDSTATFTAESDGDEEEEEMAECILAEGELSPTLTPKFAQLLSEEEFLPTVASGIPEATGAEGVFCPTAIYRPFVDKALKQMGLRKLILRLHKLMDRSLQRARAALLQHTPALEFADFPDPMLYNDYLPELSRHGSCSGSAEPELGTDQLSWEDLLDMDLPSFRPAFLVICRVLLNVIHECLKLRLEQRPAGEPSLLSINQLVRECKEVLKGGLLMKQYYQFMLRGVVTDAKGLQANTNIDEFEEELHKMLVVYFDYMHSWIQMLQQLPQASHSLKNLLEKEWHFTKDITPYIRGGEAQSGKLFCDIAGMLLKSTGEFLDAGLQKSGNEFWESADDSAASDEIRRSVIETSRSLKELFHEARERASKALGFAKMLRKDLEVAADFNITNGVASLLEALKKRNYVKVQIPGLEELQVFVPCGLLAQRPLILQLLNAAAGKDCSKEPDEMAEDEAYLLMSKHRAGDSIIDSEWAQWDGEQLKLVPTMEIVDTLRAMKVENMLMIVMQSAHLVAQRKAVQQSMEDVLTLSREQTSSQPLIASALEELKDEALQLCIKISSAIDRVEYMFTSEIKAEVEESESSTLQQYYREAMIQGYNFAFEYHKEVVRLMSGEYRQRIGERYIAFARKWMTYVLTKCESGRGTKPRWATQGFDFLQAIEPAFISALPEEDFLNLQALMNECIGHVIGKPHSPVTGHYMAPRSSPRPKVPRCHSDPPNPNLFIPNAEGFRVSSFHENDRLSTVAAELNFKSLSRHSSPTEDREEPSYPKGESNSNMRMSWELRTFISQSKDSAARQSPMEAVRRSIRKFEENRYAVMKQRNIIGQVCHTPKSYDNVMHVGLRKVTFKWQRGNKIGEGQYGKVYTCINVDTGELMAMKEIRFQPNDHKTIKETADELKIFEGIKHPNLVRYFGVELHREEMYIFMEYCDEGTLEEVSRLGLQEHVIRLYSKQITTAINVLHEHGIVHRDIKGANIFLTSSGLIKLGDFGCSVKLRNNTQTMPGEVNSTLGTAAYMAPEVITRAKGEGHGRAADIWSLGCVLIEMVTGKRPWHEYEHNFQIMYKVGMGHKPPIPEKLSREGKDFLGHCLESEPKRRWTASALLDHPFVKVCTDEE from the exons ATGGAGCCCCCGGATCGCTCCAAGCCCAGCAG GCAGGGCAACCCAGTGGGAGATGAATCCAGGCGGCGCTCTCAGACGGAGGAATCCTGGGATTCGCCCAGTGAGGAAGAGGAAGCTCTGTACGCTACATCACCCCCTTACACCCCCCGTCAGATGAAACGAATGTCTGGCAAACATCAGAAAAGCAACCAATCCAGGAGTGGCGGACGTTCTCCGAGCAAAT cGGACCTCAGCCCATCTGTCCAGAAAGAAAACCCTCGTCCAACAGAGACGCCCGAGGAACACACCAGCTACAAGCAGGGCAAGAAGCAGAGGGCCACCCTGCGCTCCACTGAGAGAGACCACAAGAAAACCTTTGAGGGTTCCTTCATGTTGGATCCGCTGTCCAAATCAGGCCCTTTCGGCGCCCTCAGCATGGACCCCAGGAAGCACTACCTGAGCTTGGGCTGCAGCAGTTGCAAACTCCCCGTGTCCATGCCCCACATGGCCCGCACCCACCGGCAAACCTCTCGCACGGACTGCCCGGCAGACCGCCTCAAGTTCTTCGAGACCCTGCGGCTGCTGCTCAAACTCACGTCCATGTCGTCTAAGCGCAAGGAGAAGGAGCAGCGAGGCCAGGAGAACATGGCCTACATGGGCCACAACAACGAAGTCATCTGGCTGGAGCTGCAGGCGTGGCACGCGCGCCGATCCATCAGCGACCAGGACGTCTTCCTTTTCACAGCTCGCCAGGCCATCCCCGACCTCATCAACGAGGTGCTACATTTCAAGGTGAACTACGACAGCCTGAGGCAGGCTCAGTGTTCAGGGTCCCCAACAATTCACGCGGACTGCCGAACTATTAGGACTGATCCGAATTTAGACTGTAAAGATAAATGCAAGTCGGCTGTAGTGGAGAGCAACCACTGTGGAGTGGATCCCTGGAGCTTTAGCACTTGTCCCTCGTCTGTCATGAATTCAGCAGAGCTTCAGGGGTCAGGCGCCGACGGCAGGGATCACCTACAAAGGCAGCGGCTGGCCTTTGATCAGGTCAAGCGTGTTATGGAGCTGCTGGAGTACGTGGAAGCGCTGTACCCTTCCTTACAGGCCCTGCAAAGGGACTACGAGAAGTACGCGGCACGGGACTTCCAGGGCAGAGTGCAGGCGCTCTGTTTGTGGCTCAACATCACCCAGGACCTCAACCAGAAGCTGCGCgtcatggccaccgtcctgggCCTTCGGGACCTGTCTCGCATCGGCTGGCCCGTCTTTGAGATCCCGTCCCCTCGCTGCTCTCACGGCAatgaggacgacgacgacgaggaggaggaggagaatgaCTCCACCGCCACGTTCACGGCGGAAAGCGACggggatgaggaggaggaggagatggcggAATGTATCCTAGCTGAGGGAGAACTTTCCCCAACTCTGACACCCAAATTTGCCCAGCTGTTGTCAGAGGAAGAGTTTCTTCCTACGGTAGCATCGGGGATTCCCGAGGCAACGGGAGCAGAGGGCGTGTTCTGCCCCACAGCCATATACAGGCCCTTTGTGGATAAAGCACTGAAGCAGATGGGACTGCGCAAACTCATTCTCAGACTGCACAAACTGATGGACCGCTCTCTACAAAGGGCCCGGGCGGCCCTGCTGCAACACACACCTGCACTGGAG TTTGCAGACTTCCCAGACCCCATGCTATACAACGACTACCTTCCGGAGCTGTCCCGCCACGGCTCCTGCAGCGGTTCGGCTGAGCCAGAACTCGGAACGGACCAGTTGTCCTGGGAGGATTTGCTGGACATGGACCTCCCATCCTTTCGGCCAGCCTTCCTGGTGATCTGCAGAGTCCTCCTCAATGTCATCCACGAGTGCCTCAAGCTGAGACTGGAGCAGAGACCTGCTGGAGAACCATCTCTACTCAGTATCAACCAG TTGGTGCGCGAGTGTAAGGAGGTTCTCAAAGGGGGTCTCCTCATGAAGCAGTATTATCAGTTCATGTTGCGCGGCGTGGTCACTGATGCTAAGGGCTTGCAGGCCAACACCAACATTGACGAATTTGAGGAAGAACTGCACAAGATGCTTGTG GTTTACTTTGACTACATGCACAGTTGGATCCAGATGTTGCAGCAGCTGCCTCAGGCCTCTCACAGCTTAAAGAACCTACTGGAGAAGGAGTGGCACTTCACCAAAGATATCACCCCATACATCCGTGGAGGGGAGGCCCAGTCTGGGAAGCTTTTCTG tGACATCGCTGGGATGCTGCTCAAATCCACTGGAGAGTTCCTTGATGCCGGCCTTCAAAAGAGCGGCAATGAGTTTTGGGAAAGTGCCGACGACAGCGCTGCCTCAGATGAGATCAG GCGATCGGTGATCGAGACCAGTCGGTCACTCAAAGAGCTGTTTCATGAGGCCAGAGAACGAGCGTCCAAGGCGCTGGGCTTTGCCAAAATGCTGCGCAAG GACTTGGAGGTTGCCGCAGATTTCAACATCACTAACGGAGTGGCGTCTCTCCTGGAAGCTCTGAAGAAGAGAAACTATGTGAAG GTCCAGATTCCTGGCCTGGAGGAGCTGCAGGTGTTCGTTCCATGTGGCTTGCTGGCTCAGCGGCCTCTCATCCTTCAGCTGCTCAATGCCGCCGCAGGAAAAGACTGCTCCAAAGAGCCTGACGAAATGGCGGAGGATGAGGCCTACCTGCTCATGAGCAAGCACCGTGCAGGGGACTCGATTATCGATTCGGAATGGGCCCAGTGGGACGGAGAGCAGCTCAAACTGGTTCCCACGATGGAAATCGTCGACACTCTCAGGGCCATGAAA GTGGAGAACATGCTCATGATCGTGATGCAGTCGGCTCACCTGGTGGCTCAGCGGAAGGCCGTCCAGCAGTCCATGGAGGACGTGCTCACTCTCAGCCGCGAGCAAACGTCCAGTCAGCCTCTTATCGCCAGCGCTCTGGAGGAGCTCAAG GACGAAGCCCTGCAACTCTGCATTAAAATCAGCTCAGCCATCGACCGAGTGGAGTACATGTTCACATCGGAGATCAAGGCCGAGGTGGAGGAGTCCGAGTCGTCCACTTTGCAGCAGTATTACAGAGAGGCCATGATCCAGGGCTACAACTTCGCCTTTGAG TACCACAAGGAAGTGGTCCGCCTCATGTCAGGGGAGTACAGGCAGAGGATTGGCGAGCGCTACATAGCCTTTGCTCGAAAGTGGATGACGTACGTCCTGACTAAGTGCGAGAGTGGTCGCGGCACCAAGCCCAG GTGGGCCACTCAAGGCTTTGACTTTCTTCAAGCTATTGAACCTGCCTTCATATCAGCATTACCAGAGGAGGACTTCCTG AATTTACAAGCGTTGATGAACGAATGCATCGGACATGTGATTGGCAAACCTCATAGCCCGGTCACTGGCCACTACATGG CACCCAGAAGTAGCCCTCGGCCTAAAGTTCCTCGCTGTCACAGTGACCCACCAAATCCAAATCTTTTCATCCCTAATGCCGAAGGGTTCAG GGTATCCAGTTTCCACGAGAACGACCGCCTGTCAACTGTTGCAGCAGAGTTGAATTTCAAGTCGCTGAGCCGCCATTCAAGCCCCACAGAGGACAGAGAAG AACCTTCTTATCCAAAGGGAGAATCCAATAGCAACATGCGCATGAGCTGGGAGCTCCGCACCTTCATCAGCCAATCCAAAG ACTCTGCAGCCCGGCAGAGCCCGATGGAGGCCGTCCGGCGGTCCATCCGCAAGTTTGAGGAGAACCGCTATGCCGTTATGAAACAGCGCAACATCATCGGCCAAGTGTGTCACACGCCCAAGTCTTACGACAACGTGATGCACGTCGGCCTCAGGAAGGTCACTTTCAAGTGGCAGAGGGGAAACAAGATCG GTGAAGGCCAGTATGGGAAAGTGTACACCTGCATCAACGTTGACACTGGAGAACTCATGGCCATGAAAGAG ATCAGATTCCAGCCAAACGATCACAAAACAATCAAAGAGACGGCAGACGAGCTGAAAATCTTTGAAGGCATTAAGCACCCGAACCTGGTGCGATACTTTGGAGTGGAGCTCCACAGG GAGGAAATGTACATCTTCATGGAGTACTGTGACGAGGGCACGTTGGAGGAAGTTTCCAGACTTGGTCTGCAGGAGCACGTCATCAGGCTGTACAGTAAACAAATCACCACCGCCATCAATGTCCTCCATGAACACGGCATTGTCCACAGAGACATCAAGG GAGCCAACATCTTTTTGACGTCTTCTGGCCTCATCAAACTGGGTGATTTTGGCTGCTCTGTCAAGTTAAGAAACAACACTCAGACCATGCCGggcgaggtcaacagcaccctgGGGACAGCCG CATACATGGCACCTGAGGTCATCACTAGAGCAAAAGGCGAAGGTCATGGCAGGGCGGCAGACATCTGGAGTTTAGGCTGTGTCCTCATTGAGATGGTCACAGGAAAG AGACCGTGGCACGAGTATGAGCACAACTTTCAGATCATGTACAAAGTGGGCATGGGCCATAAGCCCCCCATCCCCGAGAAGCTGAGCAGAGAGGGCAAGGACTTCCTGGGCCACTGTCTGGAGAGCGAACCAAAACGACGGTGGACAGCCAGCGCACTGCTCGACCACCCCTTCGTTAAG GTGTGTACGGATGAAGAGTGA
- the map3k4 gene encoding mitogen-activated protein kinase kinase kinase 4 isoform X1: MEPPDRSKPSRQGNPVGDESRRRSQTEESWDSPSEEEEALYATSPPYTPRQMKRMSGKHQKSNQSRSGGRSPSKSDLSPSVQKENPRPTETPEEHTSYKQGKKQRATLRSTERDHKKTFEGSFMLDPLSKSGPFGALSMDPRKHYLSLGCSSCKLPVSMPHMARTHRQTSRTDCPADRLKFFETLRLLLKLTSMSSKRKEKEQRGQENMAYMGHNNEVIWLELQAWHARRSISDQDVFLFTARQAIPDLINEVLHFKVNYDSLRQAQCSGSPTIHADCRTIRTDPNLDCKDKCKSAVVESNHCGVDPWSFSTCPSSVMNSAELQGSGADGRDHLQRQRLAFDQVKRVMELLEYVEALYPSLQALQRDYEKYAARDFQGRVQALCLWLNITQDLNQKLRVMATVLGLRDLSRIGWPVFEIPSPRCSHGNEDDDDEEEEENDSTATFTAESDGDEEEEEMAECILAEGELSPTLTPKFAQLLSEEEFLPTVASGIPEATGAEGVFCPTAIYRPFVDKALKQMGLRKLILRLHKLMDRSLQRARAALLQHTPALEFADFPDPMLYNDYLPELSRHGSCSGSAEPELGTDQLSWEDLLDMDLPSFRPAFLVICRVLLNVIHECLKLRLEQRPAGEPSLLSINQLVRECKEVLKGGLLMKQYYQFMLRGVVTDAKGLQANTNIDEFEEELHKMLVVYFDYMHSWIQMLQQLPQASHSLKNLLEKEWHFTKDITPYIRGGEAQSGKLFCDIAGMLLKSTGEFLDAGLQKSGNEFWESADDSAASDEIRRSVIETSRSLKELFHEARERASKALGFAKMLRKDLEVAADFNITNGVASLLEALKKRNYVKVQIPGLEELQVFVPCGLLAQRPLILQLLNAAAGKDCSKEPDEMAEDEAYLLMSKHRAGDSIIDSEWAQWDGEQLKLVPTMEIVDTLRAMKVENMLMIVMQSAHLVAQRKAVQQSMEDVLTLSREQTSSQPLIASALEELKDEALQLCIKISSAIDRVEYMFTSEIKAEVEESESSTLQQYYREAMIQGYNFAFEYHKEVVRLMSGEYRQRIGERYIAFARKWMTYVLTKCESGRGTKPRWATQGFDFLQAIEPAFISALPEEDFLNLQALMNECIGHVIGKPHSPVTGHYMAPRSSPRPKVPRCHSDPPNPNLFIPNAEGFSSRSLPCDLRNQLFPNGPRPIPQGPGEHGHAKAPGGTPNDVRVSSFHENDRLSTVAAELNFKSLSRHSSPTEDREEPSYPKGESNSNMRMSWELRTFISQSKDSAARQSPMEAVRRSIRKFEENRYAVMKQRNIIGQVCHTPKSYDNVMHVGLRKVTFKWQRGNKIGEGQYGKVYTCINVDTGELMAMKEIRFQPNDHKTIKETADELKIFEGIKHPNLVRYFGVELHREEMYIFMEYCDEGTLEEVSRLGLQEHVIRLYSKQITTAINVLHEHGIVHRDIKGANIFLTSSGLIKLGDFGCSVKLRNNTQTMPGEVNSTLGTAAYMAPEVITRAKGEGHGRAADIWSLGCVLIEMVTGKRPWHEYEHNFQIMYKVGMGHKPPIPEKLSREGKDFLGHCLESEPKRRWTASALLDHPFVKVCTDEE; this comes from the exons ATGGAGCCCCCGGATCGCTCCAAGCCCAGCAG GCAGGGCAACCCAGTGGGAGATGAATCCAGGCGGCGCTCTCAGACGGAGGAATCCTGGGATTCGCCCAGTGAGGAAGAGGAAGCTCTGTACGCTACATCACCCCCTTACACCCCCCGTCAGATGAAACGAATGTCTGGCAAACATCAGAAAAGCAACCAATCCAGGAGTGGCGGACGTTCTCCGAGCAAAT cGGACCTCAGCCCATCTGTCCAGAAAGAAAACCCTCGTCCAACAGAGACGCCCGAGGAACACACCAGCTACAAGCAGGGCAAGAAGCAGAGGGCCACCCTGCGCTCCACTGAGAGAGACCACAAGAAAACCTTTGAGGGTTCCTTCATGTTGGATCCGCTGTCCAAATCAGGCCCTTTCGGCGCCCTCAGCATGGACCCCAGGAAGCACTACCTGAGCTTGGGCTGCAGCAGTTGCAAACTCCCCGTGTCCATGCCCCACATGGCCCGCACCCACCGGCAAACCTCTCGCACGGACTGCCCGGCAGACCGCCTCAAGTTCTTCGAGACCCTGCGGCTGCTGCTCAAACTCACGTCCATGTCGTCTAAGCGCAAGGAGAAGGAGCAGCGAGGCCAGGAGAACATGGCCTACATGGGCCACAACAACGAAGTCATCTGGCTGGAGCTGCAGGCGTGGCACGCGCGCCGATCCATCAGCGACCAGGACGTCTTCCTTTTCACAGCTCGCCAGGCCATCCCCGACCTCATCAACGAGGTGCTACATTTCAAGGTGAACTACGACAGCCTGAGGCAGGCTCAGTGTTCAGGGTCCCCAACAATTCACGCGGACTGCCGAACTATTAGGACTGATCCGAATTTAGACTGTAAAGATAAATGCAAGTCGGCTGTAGTGGAGAGCAACCACTGTGGAGTGGATCCCTGGAGCTTTAGCACTTGTCCCTCGTCTGTCATGAATTCAGCAGAGCTTCAGGGGTCAGGCGCCGACGGCAGGGATCACCTACAAAGGCAGCGGCTGGCCTTTGATCAGGTCAAGCGTGTTATGGAGCTGCTGGAGTACGTGGAAGCGCTGTACCCTTCCTTACAGGCCCTGCAAAGGGACTACGAGAAGTACGCGGCACGGGACTTCCAGGGCAGAGTGCAGGCGCTCTGTTTGTGGCTCAACATCACCCAGGACCTCAACCAGAAGCTGCGCgtcatggccaccgtcctgggCCTTCGGGACCTGTCTCGCATCGGCTGGCCCGTCTTTGAGATCCCGTCCCCTCGCTGCTCTCACGGCAatgaggacgacgacgacgaggaggaggaggagaatgaCTCCACCGCCACGTTCACGGCGGAAAGCGACggggatgaggaggaggaggagatggcggAATGTATCCTAGCTGAGGGAGAACTTTCCCCAACTCTGACACCCAAATTTGCCCAGCTGTTGTCAGAGGAAGAGTTTCTTCCTACGGTAGCATCGGGGATTCCCGAGGCAACGGGAGCAGAGGGCGTGTTCTGCCCCACAGCCATATACAGGCCCTTTGTGGATAAAGCACTGAAGCAGATGGGACTGCGCAAACTCATTCTCAGACTGCACAAACTGATGGACCGCTCTCTACAAAGGGCCCGGGCGGCCCTGCTGCAACACACACCTGCACTGGAG TTTGCAGACTTCCCAGACCCCATGCTATACAACGACTACCTTCCGGAGCTGTCCCGCCACGGCTCCTGCAGCGGTTCGGCTGAGCCAGAACTCGGAACGGACCAGTTGTCCTGGGAGGATTTGCTGGACATGGACCTCCCATCCTTTCGGCCAGCCTTCCTGGTGATCTGCAGAGTCCTCCTCAATGTCATCCACGAGTGCCTCAAGCTGAGACTGGAGCAGAGACCTGCTGGAGAACCATCTCTACTCAGTATCAACCAG TTGGTGCGCGAGTGTAAGGAGGTTCTCAAAGGGGGTCTCCTCATGAAGCAGTATTATCAGTTCATGTTGCGCGGCGTGGTCACTGATGCTAAGGGCTTGCAGGCCAACACCAACATTGACGAATTTGAGGAAGAACTGCACAAGATGCTTGTG GTTTACTTTGACTACATGCACAGTTGGATCCAGATGTTGCAGCAGCTGCCTCAGGCCTCTCACAGCTTAAAGAACCTACTGGAGAAGGAGTGGCACTTCACCAAAGATATCACCCCATACATCCGTGGAGGGGAGGCCCAGTCTGGGAAGCTTTTCTG tGACATCGCTGGGATGCTGCTCAAATCCACTGGAGAGTTCCTTGATGCCGGCCTTCAAAAGAGCGGCAATGAGTTTTGGGAAAGTGCCGACGACAGCGCTGCCTCAGATGAGATCAG GCGATCGGTGATCGAGACCAGTCGGTCACTCAAAGAGCTGTTTCATGAGGCCAGAGAACGAGCGTCCAAGGCGCTGGGCTTTGCCAAAATGCTGCGCAAG GACTTGGAGGTTGCCGCAGATTTCAACATCACTAACGGAGTGGCGTCTCTCCTGGAAGCTCTGAAGAAGAGAAACTATGTGAAG GTCCAGATTCCTGGCCTGGAGGAGCTGCAGGTGTTCGTTCCATGTGGCTTGCTGGCTCAGCGGCCTCTCATCCTTCAGCTGCTCAATGCCGCCGCAGGAAAAGACTGCTCCAAAGAGCCTGACGAAATGGCGGAGGATGAGGCCTACCTGCTCATGAGCAAGCACCGTGCAGGGGACTCGATTATCGATTCGGAATGGGCCCAGTGGGACGGAGAGCAGCTCAAACTGGTTCCCACGATGGAAATCGTCGACACTCTCAGGGCCATGAAA GTGGAGAACATGCTCATGATCGTGATGCAGTCGGCTCACCTGGTGGCTCAGCGGAAGGCCGTCCAGCAGTCCATGGAGGACGTGCTCACTCTCAGCCGCGAGCAAACGTCCAGTCAGCCTCTTATCGCCAGCGCTCTGGAGGAGCTCAAG GACGAAGCCCTGCAACTCTGCATTAAAATCAGCTCAGCCATCGACCGAGTGGAGTACATGTTCACATCGGAGATCAAGGCCGAGGTGGAGGAGTCCGAGTCGTCCACTTTGCAGCAGTATTACAGAGAGGCCATGATCCAGGGCTACAACTTCGCCTTTGAG TACCACAAGGAAGTGGTCCGCCTCATGTCAGGGGAGTACAGGCAGAGGATTGGCGAGCGCTACATAGCCTTTGCTCGAAAGTGGATGACGTACGTCCTGACTAAGTGCGAGAGTGGTCGCGGCACCAAGCCCAG GTGGGCCACTCAAGGCTTTGACTTTCTTCAAGCTATTGAACCTGCCTTCATATCAGCATTACCAGAGGAGGACTTCCTG AATTTACAAGCGTTGATGAACGAATGCATCGGACATGTGATTGGCAAACCTCATAGCCCGGTCACTGGCCACTACATGG CACCCAGAAGTAGCCCTCGGCCTAAAGTTCCTCGCTGTCACAGTGACCCACCAAATCCAAATCTTTTCATCCCTAATGCCGAAGGGTTCAG CTCTCGAAGTCTCCCCTGCGACCTCCGGAATCAGCTTTTCCCCAACGGCCCTCGGCCCATCCCACAGGGCCCGGGGGAACACGGACACGCCAAAGCTCCCGGCGGCACCCCCAATGACGTCAG GGTATCCAGTTTCCACGAGAACGACCGCCTGTCAACTGTTGCAGCAGAGTTGAATTTCAAGTCGCTGAGCCGCCATTCAAGCCCCACAGAGGACAGAGAAG AACCTTCTTATCCAAAGGGAGAATCCAATAGCAACATGCGCATGAGCTGGGAGCTCCGCACCTTCATCAGCCAATCCAAAG ACTCTGCAGCCCGGCAGAGCCCGATGGAGGCCGTCCGGCGGTCCATCCGCAAGTTTGAGGAGAACCGCTATGCCGTTATGAAACAGCGCAACATCATCGGCCAAGTGTGTCACACGCCCAAGTCTTACGACAACGTGATGCACGTCGGCCTCAGGAAGGTCACTTTCAAGTGGCAGAGGGGAAACAAGATCG GTGAAGGCCAGTATGGGAAAGTGTACACCTGCATCAACGTTGACACTGGAGAACTCATGGCCATGAAAGAG ATCAGATTCCAGCCAAACGATCACAAAACAATCAAAGAGACGGCAGACGAGCTGAAAATCTTTGAAGGCATTAAGCACCCGAACCTGGTGCGATACTTTGGAGTGGAGCTCCACAGG GAGGAAATGTACATCTTCATGGAGTACTGTGACGAGGGCACGTTGGAGGAAGTTTCCAGACTTGGTCTGCAGGAGCACGTCATCAGGCTGTACAGTAAACAAATCACCACCGCCATCAATGTCCTCCATGAACACGGCATTGTCCACAGAGACATCAAGG GAGCCAACATCTTTTTGACGTCTTCTGGCCTCATCAAACTGGGTGATTTTGGCTGCTCTGTCAAGTTAAGAAACAACACTCAGACCATGCCGggcgaggtcaacagcaccctgGGGACAGCCG CATACATGGCACCTGAGGTCATCACTAGAGCAAAAGGCGAAGGTCATGGCAGGGCGGCAGACATCTGGAGTTTAGGCTGTGTCCTCATTGAGATGGTCACAGGAAAG AGACCGTGGCACGAGTATGAGCACAACTTTCAGATCATGTACAAAGTGGGCATGGGCCATAAGCCCCCCATCCCCGAGAAGCTGAGCAGAGAGGGCAAGGACTTCCTGGGCCACTGTCTGGAGAGCGAACCAAAACGACGGTGGACAGCCAGCGCACTGCTCGACCACCCCTTCGTTAAG GTGTGTACGGATGAAGAGTGA